In Ictalurus punctatus breed USDA103 chromosome 3, Coco_2.0, whole genome shotgun sequence, the following are encoded in one genomic region:
- the LOC108263606 gene encoding uncharacterized protein LOC108263606 isoform X1 codes for MVLSVHVDGKHVLHKSANHSPRAPEAINRSAPQGARGRFSNRFLVISVATEENALSCIVTVFLFEVGLEVPPHPCKIIVMADRRKPIETASRKRGSDENKMRHFPYLKPLSVYSRMVFSEATDSCSVSPSGSPDGPSWNLKVELSNGRASVGRKRRLDDSCLDETCDTPPKKPCLAKRSSPDSACDLGSFGTFRQVTLVSAKSSSVVLEEIKRVEKTLSDQTSLGWIDGTDKSDGYSSASLTDVHSSSPVIVCNQDSTNVIAFDYDVDQIMCLSPIDSADGLEGFIHSCRTYYEEHFSAEEGHSSWGKSRRKRRTSECSLGKDATGSDEGYVTKSYYTADPGESKVTTENEITKRDEACFIKSSKITVPNLSNEKTPPVSNPIMSTPLDKFRALAKPSPILSPKLDLYKESWSSPSLISKPVKTPTAFSPSTCVNLDAGNTEALTTIPFLNVNKSKKGNTVREGMPIHKSVVCHNKEKKNAKQVKEDVVSVSQRQFREETDASDSFKNTLPLQVQGKSEAVSPNTQQPEAVKATAHRQPEKKTASKGRRNAFIDIPRPVVLYREEGWEKDKKAYVDSVRRHMTDNVEDGVMTELLQLMKTVANQGRGSDGRKWQHPSDLTRRNYRLNNSNRLLSLDEWQNLNYSNHRRFAKVPEMFKRSQVL; via the exons ATGGTATTATCAGTGCATGTGGACGGAAAGCACGTGCTAcacaaatcagccaatcacagtcCACGTGCGCCAGAAGCTATAAATAGGAGTGCACCACAGGGCGCGCGCGGCAGATTTTCCAATAGGTTTCTAGTAATCTCTGTGGCAACGGAAGAAAATGCGCTTAGCTGCATAGTGACTGTTTTTTTATTCGAGGTAGGTCTTGAG GTGCCACCACACCCGTGTAAAATTATCGTGATGGCAGACAGAAGGAAACCCATCGAGACTGCTTCCCGTAAACGTGGCTCGGATGAGAATAAGATGAGACATTTTCCGTACTTGAAGCCCCTGTCTGTTTATTCTCGCATGGTCTTTTCCGAAGCCACCGATTCCTGTTCGGTCAGTCCGTCCGGGAGTCCTGACGGTCCTTCCTGGAACTTGAAAGTTGAGTTAAGTAACGGCAGGGCGTCCGTTGGACGTAAGAGGCGATTGGATGATTCGTGTCTTGATGAGACGTGCGATACCCCGCCAAAAAAACCCTGTCTTGCCAAACGCTCTTCTCCAGATTCAGCCTGTGATTTAGGTTCCTTCGGTACTTTCCGACAAGTGACGCTTGTCTCTGCGAAGTCCTCCTCCGTAGTACTCGAAGAGATTAAAAGGGTAGAAAAAACTCTGTCTGATCAGACATCGTTAGGCTGGATTGATGGTACTGACAAGAGTGACGGTTATAGCAGCGCGTCACTTACTGACGTTCACTCAAGCAGCCCGGTGATTGTATGCAATCAAGACAGTACGAATGTTATTGCATTCGATTATGATGTGGATCAGATCATGTGTCTGAGTCCAATCGATAGTGCTGATGGTCTGGAGGGTTTCATTCATAGTTGTCGGACTTATTACGAGGAGCACTTTTCGGCCGAGGAGGGCCACAGCTCGTGGGGTAAATCGAGACGTAAACGAAGGACTTCAGAGTGTTCGCTTGGCAAAGACGCAACTGGAAGCGACGAGGGTTATGTCACTAAATCTTATTACACAGCTGACCCAGGGGAGTCAAAGGTCACAACGGAAAACGAGATCACCAAACGCGATGAGGCGTGTTTTATAAAATCGTCTAAAATTACTGTCCCGaatttgtcaaatgaaaaaaCACCACCTGTATCCAATCCAATCATGTCCACCCCATTGGACAAATTTAGGGCGCTTGCTAAGCCATCTCCAATATTAAGTCCTAAACTAGACTTGTACAAAGAGAGCTGGTCCTCACCTTCATTAATTAGCAAGCCTGTAAAAACTCCCACCGCATTTTCCCCGAGCACATGTGTGAATTTGGACGCTGGTAATACAGAAGCACTAACCACAATCCCCTTCCTGAATGTTAATAAGAGTAAAAAGGGTAACACGGTGCGTGAAGGCATGCCGATCCACAAGTCAGTAGTGTGCCataataaggagaagaagaatgcTAAGCAGGTGAAGGAGGATGTGGTGTCGGTCAGTCAGCGGCAGTTCAGGGAGGAAACGGATGCCTCGGACAGCTTCAAGAACACGCTGCCTCTTCAGGTCCAG GGGAAGTCGGAGGCTGTTTCTCCCAACACACAGCAACCGGAAGCAGTCAAAGCAACAGCACATCGACAGCCAGAGAAGAAAACGGCATCTAAGGGCCGAAGAAATGCCTTCATAGACATCCCAAG ACCAGTGGTATTGTACAGAGAGGAGGGCTGGGAGAAAGACAAGAAGGCGTATGTGGACTCGGTGAGGAGACACATGACGGATAACGTTGAAGACG GTGTAATGACTGAGCTTTTGCAACTCATGAAGACCGTAGCCAATCAGGGGAGAGGAAGCGATGGGAGAAAGTGGCAGCACCCGTCCGACCTCACCCGCAG AAACTACCGGTTGAATAACAGCAACCGTTTACTCTCACTGGATGAATGGCAGAACCTGAACTATAGTAACCATCGCCGCTTTGCTAAAGTGCCCGAGATGTTCAAGAGAAGCCAAGTGCTTTAA
- the LOC108263606 gene encoding uncharacterized protein LOC108263606 isoform X3 yields MVLSVHVDGKHVLHKSANHSPRAPEAINRSAPQGARGRFSNRFLVISVATEENALSCIVTVFLFEVGLEVPPHPCKIIVMADRRKPIETASRKRGSDENKMRHFPYLKPLSVYSRMVFSEATDSCSVSPSGSPDGPSWNLKVELSNGRASVGRKRRLDDSCLDETCDTPPKKPCLAKRSSPDSACDLGSFGTFRQVTLVSAKSSSVVLEEIKRVEKTLSDQTSLGWIDGTDKSDGYSSASLTDVHSSSPVIVCNQDSTNVIAFDYDVDQIMCLSPIDSADGLEGFIHSCRTYYEEHFSAEEGHSSWGKSRRKRRTSECSLGKDATGSDEGYVTKSYYTADPGESKVTTENEITKRDEACFIKSSKITVPNLSNEKTPPVSNPIMSTPLDKFRALAKPSPILSPKLDLYKESWSSPSLISKPVKTPTAFSPSTCVNLDAGNTEALTTIPFLNVNKSKKGNTVREGMPIHKSVVCHNKEKKNAKQVKEDVVSVSQRQFREETDASDSFKNTLPLQVQGKSEAVSPNTQQPEAVKATAHRQPEKKTASKGRRNAFIDIPRPVVLYREEGWEKDKKAYVDSVRRHMTDNVEDGVMTELLQLMKTVANQGRGSDGRKWQHPSDLTRRQPRPC; encoded by the exons ATGGTATTATCAGTGCATGTGGACGGAAAGCACGTGCTAcacaaatcagccaatcacagtcCACGTGCGCCAGAAGCTATAAATAGGAGTGCACCACAGGGCGCGCGCGGCAGATTTTCCAATAGGTTTCTAGTAATCTCTGTGGCAACGGAAGAAAATGCGCTTAGCTGCATAGTGACTGTTTTTTTATTCGAGGTAGGTCTTGAG GTGCCACCACACCCGTGTAAAATTATCGTGATGGCAGACAGAAGGAAACCCATCGAGACTGCTTCCCGTAAACGTGGCTCGGATGAGAATAAGATGAGACATTTTCCGTACTTGAAGCCCCTGTCTGTTTATTCTCGCATGGTCTTTTCCGAAGCCACCGATTCCTGTTCGGTCAGTCCGTCCGGGAGTCCTGACGGTCCTTCCTGGAACTTGAAAGTTGAGTTAAGTAACGGCAGGGCGTCCGTTGGACGTAAGAGGCGATTGGATGATTCGTGTCTTGATGAGACGTGCGATACCCCGCCAAAAAAACCCTGTCTTGCCAAACGCTCTTCTCCAGATTCAGCCTGTGATTTAGGTTCCTTCGGTACTTTCCGACAAGTGACGCTTGTCTCTGCGAAGTCCTCCTCCGTAGTACTCGAAGAGATTAAAAGGGTAGAAAAAACTCTGTCTGATCAGACATCGTTAGGCTGGATTGATGGTACTGACAAGAGTGACGGTTATAGCAGCGCGTCACTTACTGACGTTCACTCAAGCAGCCCGGTGATTGTATGCAATCAAGACAGTACGAATGTTATTGCATTCGATTATGATGTGGATCAGATCATGTGTCTGAGTCCAATCGATAGTGCTGATGGTCTGGAGGGTTTCATTCATAGTTGTCGGACTTATTACGAGGAGCACTTTTCGGCCGAGGAGGGCCACAGCTCGTGGGGTAAATCGAGACGTAAACGAAGGACTTCAGAGTGTTCGCTTGGCAAAGACGCAACTGGAAGCGACGAGGGTTATGTCACTAAATCTTATTACACAGCTGACCCAGGGGAGTCAAAGGTCACAACGGAAAACGAGATCACCAAACGCGATGAGGCGTGTTTTATAAAATCGTCTAAAATTACTGTCCCGaatttgtcaaatgaaaaaaCACCACCTGTATCCAATCCAATCATGTCCACCCCATTGGACAAATTTAGGGCGCTTGCTAAGCCATCTCCAATATTAAGTCCTAAACTAGACTTGTACAAAGAGAGCTGGTCCTCACCTTCATTAATTAGCAAGCCTGTAAAAACTCCCACCGCATTTTCCCCGAGCACATGTGTGAATTTGGACGCTGGTAATACAGAAGCACTAACCACAATCCCCTTCCTGAATGTTAATAAGAGTAAAAAGGGTAACACGGTGCGTGAAGGCATGCCGATCCACAAGTCAGTAGTGTGCCataataaggagaagaagaatgcTAAGCAGGTGAAGGAGGATGTGGTGTCGGTCAGTCAGCGGCAGTTCAGGGAGGAAACGGATGCCTCGGACAGCTTCAAGAACACGCTGCCTCTTCAGGTCCAG GGGAAGTCGGAGGCTGTTTCTCCCAACACACAGCAACCGGAAGCAGTCAAAGCAACAGCACATCGACAGCCAGAGAAGAAAACGGCATCTAAGGGCCGAAGAAATGCCTTCATAGACATCCCAAG ACCAGTGGTATTGTACAGAGAGGAGGGCTGGGAGAAAGACAAGAAGGCGTATGTGGACTCGGTGAGGAGACACATGACGGATAACGTTGAAGACG GTGTAATGACTGAGCTTTTGCAACTCATGAAGACCGTAGCCAATCAGGGGAGAGGAAGCGATGGGAGAAAGTGGCAGCACCCGTCCGACCTCACCCGCAG
- the LOC108263606 gene encoding uncharacterized protein LOC108263606 isoform X4 — protein sequence MVLSVHVDGKHVLHKSANHSPRAPEAINRSAPQGARGRFSNRFLVISVATEENALSCIVTVFLFEVGLEVPPHPCKIIVMADRRKPIETASRKRGSDENKMRHFPYLKPLSVYSRMVFSEATDSCSVSPSGSPDGPSWNLKVELSNGRASVGRKRRLDDSCLDETCDTPPKKPCLAKRSSPDSACDLGSFGTFRQVTLVSAKSSSVVLEEIKRVEKTLSDQTSLGWIDGTDKSDGYSSASLTDVHSSSPVIVCNQDSTNVIAFDYDVDQIMCLSPIDSADGLEGFIHSCRTYYEEHFSAEEGHSSWGKSRRKRRTSECSLGKDATGSDEGYVTKSYYTADPGESKVTTENEITKRDEACFIKSSKITVPNLSNEKTPPVSNPIMSTPLDKFRALAKPSPILSPKLDLYKESWSSPSLISKPVKTPTAFSPSTCVNLDAGNTEALTTIPFLNVNKSKKGNTVREGMPIHKSVVCHNKEKKNAKQVKEDVVSVSQRQFREETDASDSFKNTLPLQVQGKSEAVSPNTQQPEAVKATAHRQPEKKTASKGRRNAFIDIPRPVVLYREEGWEKDKKAYVDSVRRHMTDNVEDGVMTELLQLMKTVANQGRGSDGRKWQHPSDLTRRLC from the exons ATGGTATTATCAGTGCATGTGGACGGAAAGCACGTGCTAcacaaatcagccaatcacagtcCACGTGCGCCAGAAGCTATAAATAGGAGTGCACCACAGGGCGCGCGCGGCAGATTTTCCAATAGGTTTCTAGTAATCTCTGTGGCAACGGAAGAAAATGCGCTTAGCTGCATAGTGACTGTTTTTTTATTCGAGGTAGGTCTTGAG GTGCCACCACACCCGTGTAAAATTATCGTGATGGCAGACAGAAGGAAACCCATCGAGACTGCTTCCCGTAAACGTGGCTCGGATGAGAATAAGATGAGACATTTTCCGTACTTGAAGCCCCTGTCTGTTTATTCTCGCATGGTCTTTTCCGAAGCCACCGATTCCTGTTCGGTCAGTCCGTCCGGGAGTCCTGACGGTCCTTCCTGGAACTTGAAAGTTGAGTTAAGTAACGGCAGGGCGTCCGTTGGACGTAAGAGGCGATTGGATGATTCGTGTCTTGATGAGACGTGCGATACCCCGCCAAAAAAACCCTGTCTTGCCAAACGCTCTTCTCCAGATTCAGCCTGTGATTTAGGTTCCTTCGGTACTTTCCGACAAGTGACGCTTGTCTCTGCGAAGTCCTCCTCCGTAGTACTCGAAGAGATTAAAAGGGTAGAAAAAACTCTGTCTGATCAGACATCGTTAGGCTGGATTGATGGTACTGACAAGAGTGACGGTTATAGCAGCGCGTCACTTACTGACGTTCACTCAAGCAGCCCGGTGATTGTATGCAATCAAGACAGTACGAATGTTATTGCATTCGATTATGATGTGGATCAGATCATGTGTCTGAGTCCAATCGATAGTGCTGATGGTCTGGAGGGTTTCATTCATAGTTGTCGGACTTATTACGAGGAGCACTTTTCGGCCGAGGAGGGCCACAGCTCGTGGGGTAAATCGAGACGTAAACGAAGGACTTCAGAGTGTTCGCTTGGCAAAGACGCAACTGGAAGCGACGAGGGTTATGTCACTAAATCTTATTACACAGCTGACCCAGGGGAGTCAAAGGTCACAACGGAAAACGAGATCACCAAACGCGATGAGGCGTGTTTTATAAAATCGTCTAAAATTACTGTCCCGaatttgtcaaatgaaaaaaCACCACCTGTATCCAATCCAATCATGTCCACCCCATTGGACAAATTTAGGGCGCTTGCTAAGCCATCTCCAATATTAAGTCCTAAACTAGACTTGTACAAAGAGAGCTGGTCCTCACCTTCATTAATTAGCAAGCCTGTAAAAACTCCCACCGCATTTTCCCCGAGCACATGTGTGAATTTGGACGCTGGTAATACAGAAGCACTAACCACAATCCCCTTCCTGAATGTTAATAAGAGTAAAAAGGGTAACACGGTGCGTGAAGGCATGCCGATCCACAAGTCAGTAGTGTGCCataataaggagaagaagaatgcTAAGCAGGTGAAGGAGGATGTGGTGTCGGTCAGTCAGCGGCAGTTCAGGGAGGAAACGGATGCCTCGGACAGCTTCAAGAACACGCTGCCTCTTCAGGTCCAG GGGAAGTCGGAGGCTGTTTCTCCCAACACACAGCAACCGGAAGCAGTCAAAGCAACAGCACATCGACAGCCAGAGAAGAAAACGGCATCTAAGGGCCGAAGAAATGCCTTCATAGACATCCCAAG ACCAGTGGTATTGTACAGAGAGGAGGGCTGGGAGAAAGACAAGAAGGCGTATGTGGACTCGGTGAGGAGACACATGACGGATAACGTTGAAGACG GTGTAATGACTGAGCTTTTGCAACTCATGAAGACCGTAGCCAATCAGGGGAGAGGAAGCGATGGGAGAAAGTGGCAGCACCCGTCCGACCTCACCCGCAG
- the LOC108263606 gene encoding uncharacterized protein LOC108263606 isoform X2: MVLSVHVDGKHVLHKSANHSPRAPEAINRSAPQGARGRFSNRFLVISVATEENALSCIVTVFLFEVPPHPCKIIVMADRRKPIETASRKRGSDENKMRHFPYLKPLSVYSRMVFSEATDSCSVSPSGSPDGPSWNLKVELSNGRASVGRKRRLDDSCLDETCDTPPKKPCLAKRSSPDSACDLGSFGTFRQVTLVSAKSSSVVLEEIKRVEKTLSDQTSLGWIDGTDKSDGYSSASLTDVHSSSPVIVCNQDSTNVIAFDYDVDQIMCLSPIDSADGLEGFIHSCRTYYEEHFSAEEGHSSWGKSRRKRRTSECSLGKDATGSDEGYVTKSYYTADPGESKVTTENEITKRDEACFIKSSKITVPNLSNEKTPPVSNPIMSTPLDKFRALAKPSPILSPKLDLYKESWSSPSLISKPVKTPTAFSPSTCVNLDAGNTEALTTIPFLNVNKSKKGNTVREGMPIHKSVVCHNKEKKNAKQVKEDVVSVSQRQFREETDASDSFKNTLPLQVQGKSEAVSPNTQQPEAVKATAHRQPEKKTASKGRRNAFIDIPRPVVLYREEGWEKDKKAYVDSVRRHMTDNVEDGVMTELLQLMKTVANQGRGSDGRKWQHPSDLTRRNYRLNNSNRLLSLDEWQNLNYSNHRRFAKVPEMFKRSQVL, from the exons ATGGTATTATCAGTGCATGTGGACGGAAAGCACGTGCTAcacaaatcagccaatcacagtcCACGTGCGCCAGAAGCTATAAATAGGAGTGCACCACAGGGCGCGCGCGGCAGATTTTCCAATAGGTTTCTAGTAATCTCTGTGGCAACGGAAGAAAATGCGCTTAGCTGCATAGTGACTGTTTTTTTATTCGAG GTGCCACCACACCCGTGTAAAATTATCGTGATGGCAGACAGAAGGAAACCCATCGAGACTGCTTCCCGTAAACGTGGCTCGGATGAGAATAAGATGAGACATTTTCCGTACTTGAAGCCCCTGTCTGTTTATTCTCGCATGGTCTTTTCCGAAGCCACCGATTCCTGTTCGGTCAGTCCGTCCGGGAGTCCTGACGGTCCTTCCTGGAACTTGAAAGTTGAGTTAAGTAACGGCAGGGCGTCCGTTGGACGTAAGAGGCGATTGGATGATTCGTGTCTTGATGAGACGTGCGATACCCCGCCAAAAAAACCCTGTCTTGCCAAACGCTCTTCTCCAGATTCAGCCTGTGATTTAGGTTCCTTCGGTACTTTCCGACAAGTGACGCTTGTCTCTGCGAAGTCCTCCTCCGTAGTACTCGAAGAGATTAAAAGGGTAGAAAAAACTCTGTCTGATCAGACATCGTTAGGCTGGATTGATGGTACTGACAAGAGTGACGGTTATAGCAGCGCGTCACTTACTGACGTTCACTCAAGCAGCCCGGTGATTGTATGCAATCAAGACAGTACGAATGTTATTGCATTCGATTATGATGTGGATCAGATCATGTGTCTGAGTCCAATCGATAGTGCTGATGGTCTGGAGGGTTTCATTCATAGTTGTCGGACTTATTACGAGGAGCACTTTTCGGCCGAGGAGGGCCACAGCTCGTGGGGTAAATCGAGACGTAAACGAAGGACTTCAGAGTGTTCGCTTGGCAAAGACGCAACTGGAAGCGACGAGGGTTATGTCACTAAATCTTATTACACAGCTGACCCAGGGGAGTCAAAGGTCACAACGGAAAACGAGATCACCAAACGCGATGAGGCGTGTTTTATAAAATCGTCTAAAATTACTGTCCCGaatttgtcaaatgaaaaaaCACCACCTGTATCCAATCCAATCATGTCCACCCCATTGGACAAATTTAGGGCGCTTGCTAAGCCATCTCCAATATTAAGTCCTAAACTAGACTTGTACAAAGAGAGCTGGTCCTCACCTTCATTAATTAGCAAGCCTGTAAAAACTCCCACCGCATTTTCCCCGAGCACATGTGTGAATTTGGACGCTGGTAATACAGAAGCACTAACCACAATCCCCTTCCTGAATGTTAATAAGAGTAAAAAGGGTAACACGGTGCGTGAAGGCATGCCGATCCACAAGTCAGTAGTGTGCCataataaggagaagaagaatgcTAAGCAGGTGAAGGAGGATGTGGTGTCGGTCAGTCAGCGGCAGTTCAGGGAGGAAACGGATGCCTCGGACAGCTTCAAGAACACGCTGCCTCTTCAGGTCCAG GGGAAGTCGGAGGCTGTTTCTCCCAACACACAGCAACCGGAAGCAGTCAAAGCAACAGCACATCGACAGCCAGAGAAGAAAACGGCATCTAAGGGCCGAAGAAATGCCTTCATAGACATCCCAAG ACCAGTGGTATTGTACAGAGAGGAGGGCTGGGAGAAAGACAAGAAGGCGTATGTGGACTCGGTGAGGAGACACATGACGGATAACGTTGAAGACG GTGTAATGACTGAGCTTTTGCAACTCATGAAGACCGTAGCCAATCAGGGGAGAGGAAGCGATGGGAGAAAGTGGCAGCACCCGTCCGACCTCACCCGCAG AAACTACCGGTTGAATAACAGCAACCGTTTACTCTCACTGGATGAATGGCAGAACCTGAACTATAGTAACCATCGCCGCTTTGCTAAAGTGCCCGAGATGTTCAAGAGAAGCCAAGTGCTTTAA
- the LOC108263606 gene encoding uncharacterized protein LOC108263606 isoform X5: MVLSVHVDGKHVLHKSANHSPRAPEAINRSAPQGARGRFSNRFLVISVATEENALSCIVTVFLFEVGLEVPPHPCKIIVMADRRKPIETASRKRGSDENKMRHFPYLKPLSVYSRMVFSEATDSCSVSPSGSPDGPSWNLKVELSNGRASVGRKRRLDDSCLDETCDTPPKKPCLAKRSSPDSACDLGSFGTFRQVTLVSAKSSSVVLEEIKRVEKTLSDQTSLGWIDGTDKSDGYSSASLTDVHSSSPVIVCNQDSTNVIAFDYDVDQIMCLSPIDSADGLEGFIHSCRTYYEEHFSAEEGHSSWGKSRRKRRTSECSLGKDATGSDEGYVTKSYYTADPGESKVTTENEITKRDEACFIKSSKITVPNLSNEKTPPVSNPIMSTPLDKFRALAKPSPILSPKLDLYKESWSSPSLISKPVKTPTAFSPSTCVNLDAGNTEALTTIPFLNVNKSKKGNTVREGMPIHKSVVCHNKEKKNAKQVKEDVVSVSQRQFREETDASDSFKNTLPLQVQINFSTLYDLLRGSRRLFLPTHSNRKQSKQQHIDSQRRKRHLRAEEMPS; encoded by the exons ATGGTATTATCAGTGCATGTGGACGGAAAGCACGTGCTAcacaaatcagccaatcacagtcCACGTGCGCCAGAAGCTATAAATAGGAGTGCACCACAGGGCGCGCGCGGCAGATTTTCCAATAGGTTTCTAGTAATCTCTGTGGCAACGGAAGAAAATGCGCTTAGCTGCATAGTGACTGTTTTTTTATTCGAGGTAGGTCTTGAG GTGCCACCACACCCGTGTAAAATTATCGTGATGGCAGACAGAAGGAAACCCATCGAGACTGCTTCCCGTAAACGTGGCTCGGATGAGAATAAGATGAGACATTTTCCGTACTTGAAGCCCCTGTCTGTTTATTCTCGCATGGTCTTTTCCGAAGCCACCGATTCCTGTTCGGTCAGTCCGTCCGGGAGTCCTGACGGTCCTTCCTGGAACTTGAAAGTTGAGTTAAGTAACGGCAGGGCGTCCGTTGGACGTAAGAGGCGATTGGATGATTCGTGTCTTGATGAGACGTGCGATACCCCGCCAAAAAAACCCTGTCTTGCCAAACGCTCTTCTCCAGATTCAGCCTGTGATTTAGGTTCCTTCGGTACTTTCCGACAAGTGACGCTTGTCTCTGCGAAGTCCTCCTCCGTAGTACTCGAAGAGATTAAAAGGGTAGAAAAAACTCTGTCTGATCAGACATCGTTAGGCTGGATTGATGGTACTGACAAGAGTGACGGTTATAGCAGCGCGTCACTTACTGACGTTCACTCAAGCAGCCCGGTGATTGTATGCAATCAAGACAGTACGAATGTTATTGCATTCGATTATGATGTGGATCAGATCATGTGTCTGAGTCCAATCGATAGTGCTGATGGTCTGGAGGGTTTCATTCATAGTTGTCGGACTTATTACGAGGAGCACTTTTCGGCCGAGGAGGGCCACAGCTCGTGGGGTAAATCGAGACGTAAACGAAGGACTTCAGAGTGTTCGCTTGGCAAAGACGCAACTGGAAGCGACGAGGGTTATGTCACTAAATCTTATTACACAGCTGACCCAGGGGAGTCAAAGGTCACAACGGAAAACGAGATCACCAAACGCGATGAGGCGTGTTTTATAAAATCGTCTAAAATTACTGTCCCGaatttgtcaaatgaaaaaaCACCACCTGTATCCAATCCAATCATGTCCACCCCATTGGACAAATTTAGGGCGCTTGCTAAGCCATCTCCAATATTAAGTCCTAAACTAGACTTGTACAAAGAGAGCTGGTCCTCACCTTCATTAATTAGCAAGCCTGTAAAAACTCCCACCGCATTTTCCCCGAGCACATGTGTGAATTTGGACGCTGGTAATACAGAAGCACTAACCACAATCCCCTTCCTGAATGTTAATAAGAGTAAAAAGGGTAACACGGTGCGTGAAGGCATGCCGATCCACAAGTCAGTAGTGTGCCataataaggagaagaagaatgcTAAGCAGGTGAAGGAGGATGTGGTGTCGGTCAGTCAGCGGCAGTTCAGGGAGGAAACGGATGCCTCGGACAGCTTCAAGAACACGCTGCCTCTTCAGGTCCAG ATAAACTTCTCAACACTTTATGACCTGCTTAGGGGAAGTCGGAGGCTGTTTCTCCCAACACACAGCAACCGGAAGCAGTCAAAGCAACAGCACATCGACAGCCAGAGAAGAAAACGGCATCTAAGGGCCGAAGAAATGCCTTCATAG